Within Vicia villosa cultivar HV-30 ecotype Madison, WI linkage group LG1, Vvil1.0, whole genome shotgun sequence, the genomic segment TAGCTTATGGTCGTGTAAAAAAGTTACACAACCGAATACTCGAGATTCGAGACTCTGAAACATGGAAGCATAAAAAAATGTGAGATCATAAACTGAACATGACTAACATTACCTATAATACTAGATGATATTCGATTAATTTGATAAATAGTAGTCAAAACTGTTTCACTCCAATATAATTTTGGAAGATACATTTGGAGGAGAAGAGCTCGATCAACTTCAAGTAAGTGACAATTTTGTCGTGGGATATCGACACATGTGAATCCATAGATGATGCCAAGATTATTGATAAAGCTATAAAAATTGTGAATGACAAATTATGTATCATTGTCAGAACATATTCTTTTAATACCTTTCTCAAATTGTCTTGGTATAATACTATAAAATTGAATAAACAATTGTAATACTTCTGATTTATTATTCATCAAAAAATATAAGTGACTCGACAACAatcatcaacaaaaaaaataaaccatCTCACACAGAAAATGTTAGAAACAGGGCTGGTCCCCAAACATCAACATGACTAAGACCAAATGGTTCAACACTTTTAATAAGACTCGAACAAAATAAATCGCAGTGACGATGACTAGGATTTAAACGGAAGTAAGACCACCAATATAGTGAGCTCGTGAGAcatgtaaaaaaaaaagtattttcatatattttaaagTTGCGATTTAAAATTAGAGaataaattaacttaaatagAGATAAATATAAACTTAATAGACTTACTCAAGGGGACcatactaataaaataaaataactattaatattttaagGAGTTCAAACATAATTCAAGAATGAATGATTATAAACTCCTAGTGGTATATTTTTAGTTGATGGTATGTACCACTTTTTAAATACATTTGGTTTCCTTAAAATGTCAAAGAGTTCATGTTGTTCCATGTTGCATTTTAACCATACATAAATTGCTATAGCTTTGGTATCAGCATCTAATTCTGTACTGTTCTTTTGCTTTGTCTCATgatttaaaaatagtcaagtttGCTTGCAATGTTAAGCTACTGCCACCTGTTGCATCAAACTTAGTTTTTATAGTTTCTTCATTCTTCTGTTGCTTTGTAGTTATTATACTTTGCCATCATTTTGAGAAGCCAAGAAGCACCTCTACCTCAAGTTTGCAAAAAGGTTTGTTTCCCTGTTGCATCAAACTGTTTTTgattgacttatttgagcttGTTTAATGGCATAAGCTCTTCAAAACAGCTTATGAAAACTAATATAGATTATACATAAGTACTTAAATGATAAGCATCTAATTGAACTGTTTATTCAAATAAGGCTCAATAGAGTTGATGAATAAGTTGCTAACTCAAACTAGTGAATTAACTTTCTTCAGCAACTGTTTTTCATAGTGGTTTTTCTCGGAGAAAATGGTGGCCAAGACTAGCTCGGATGGAGATATTGCTTCAACTGAGATGACAGGGTCAACAAGTCATAGTCCACCGATTCGTGCAGGTTCTGAAAATGTTCAGGAAGTGGCTGACATGCACAAGGAATCCAAGAAGAACAAGGTGAAGGATCAAAGAATCAAGACAGTACCTTTTTACAAGCTTTTCTCATTTGCAGACTCTTGGGATTATTTTCTAATGATTGTTGGAACTATAAGTGCTGTTGGAAATGGAGTCTCTATGCCTTTAATGACTATACTTATCGGAGATACTATCGATGCTTTTGGAGGAAATGTTAACACCAAACAATTAGTTCATCAAGTTTCCAAGGTGTCTCTCAAGTTTGCAATCATGGGTGTATGCACCTTTTTTGCGGTGTTTCTGCGTAAGCATATCAAATTCTCTAGATTAATATAAATTCAACTTAATATAACTAAAAGCTAGAAACATGTATCAATATACCTTAAGATTAAAATAACAAGAGTTTGATATACATGAAAAATATTTCAGAGGTGGCTTGCTGGATGATCACAGGAGAGAGACAAGCCGCGAGAATAAGGGCCTTATACCTCAAAGCAATTTTAAGGCAAGACATAAGCTTCTTTGACAAGGAAACAAACAATGGTGAGATTGTTGGAAGAATGTCAGGTGATACAGTTCTTATTCAAGAAGCTATGGGAGAGAAGGTAATAACTAATTCATCATCTAACTGTGATAGCCAAATTTGAAGATAATAACTAATTctaccttcttttttttttgtcataTGGCTTCAGGTAGGAAAGTTTATACAGTATGTGTCAGGTTTTTTAGGAAGTTTAGTTGTTGCATTCATCAAGGGGTGGCTTTTATCCCTTGTTCTTCTATCTTCTCTTCCGTTTCTTGTCCTCTCCGGTTCCATGATGAGTTTTGCTTTCGCAAAGATGGCATCTCGTGGACAAACAGCATATTCTGAAGCAGCAACTGTAGTAGAAAAGATACTCGGTTCAATTCGAACAGTAAGAGAAAatttcatagttttttttttctgtatatttcatgtttaataactAATGGCACACAAGAGTCTCTCCAATGCATGCAGGTTGCATCATTTACCGGCGAGAAGCAAGCTATATCTCAATACAATCAATCCTTAACTAAAGCCTACAAAATTGGAGTACAGGAGGGATTGGCTATTGGCTTAGGCCTTGGATCGGTTCGCTTATTTGTTTATTGCACTTATGCTTTGACCGTATggtttggagggaagatggtactGGAGAAGGGTTATACTGGAGGTGAAGTCATAAGCATATTTTTCGCAGTACTGACAGGTTCCATGTAAGTTAAGTTAGTTTTTCTTGCAAGAAGATTAGATGCACATATATTCATCACTTCTTATGAACTAGTTTATTTTCTAGGTCACTTGGACAAGCAATTCCATGCTTATCTGCATTTGCTGCTGGACAAGCTGCATCATTTAAAATGTTTGAAACAATTAAAAGGAAGCCAGAAATCGATGCTTATGATACTACTGGGAGAAAGCTCGATGACATTCGTGGAGACATAGAGCTTAGGGAGGTTTTCTTTAGTTATCCTACAAGACCGGATGAGCTGATATTCAATGCATTTTCTATTTTAATATCAAGTGGCACTACTGCGGCTTTGGTCGGGCAAAGTGGGAGTGGGAAATCAACGGTTATTAGTTTGATAGAGAGATTTTATGATCCACAAGGTGGTGAAATTCTCATCGACGGTATCAACCTCAGAGAATTTCAACTGAAATGGATCAGACAGAAAATAGGCCTAGTCAGCCAGGAACCAGTTCTCTTTACTTGTAGCATTAAAGAGAATATTGCCTATGGTAAGGATGCGGCAACTGATGAAGAAATCAGATCTGCGGCAGAACTTGCTAATGCTACTATTTTCATCGATAAGTTTCCTCATGTGAGCTCTTATTTCTTGATTCTTATAAAATTTTGTCAACAACATAATACAATACTAAAGACTATTTTCATTAAAgagtatatgttttttcattaaaTGTTTGTTGTTCCTTTTACCTCACAAATTCTGGAAAGTTTTCAATTTAGGGACTTGAAACAATGGTCGGCGAGCATGGAGCTCAGCTTTCTGGAGGCCAAAAGCAAAGAATTGCTATAGCAAGGGCAATTCTCAAAGATCCAAAAATTTTACTCCTTGATGAAGCAACTAGTGCACTTGATGCAGAATCTGAAAGAGTGGTACAAGAGACACTAGACAAAATCATGATAAATCGAACAACCATCATTGTAGCTCATCGCCTTAGCACAATAAGGAATGCTGATATCATCGCTGTTATTCACCAAGGAAAAGTAGTAGAAAAAGGTATACATTTACAACATACATGCATGCATAGGGACTAAGTATGGTGCAATGCAGCATTCTTATACTTTCTAACTGATTATTAGGTACATATGCTGAGCTAACTAAAGATCCCGGTGGAGCTTATAGTCAACTCATTAGGTTGCAAGAAATTAAGAGGGATTCATCAGAACAATATGGTGCTAATGACTCCGATAGTAGTCACAACTCATTCGTAGTATCGAATTCTATGCCCACCACACAAGTAAAACGGTCTGAAAAAGTTCTTCCTTCAGAAGTAACATCACATGAAATTAAAACTCGAGATATCTCATTTCTGCGCCTCGCTTATCTTAACAAGCCTGAAATCCCTATGTTACTCATAGGGACTCTAGCAGCAGTGCTAACCGGAGCAGTGCTACCTATTCTGGGACTTCTAATCTCAAAGATGATAAATACATTCTTTGAGCCTGCAGATGAACTCCGCAAAGACTCGAAGTTTT encodes:
- the LOC131630316 gene encoding ABC transporter B family member 21-like, whose amino-acid sequence is MVAKTSSDGDIASTEMTGSTSHSPPIRAGSENVQEVADMHKESKKNKVKDQRIKTVPFYKLFSFADSWDYFLMIVGTISAVGNGVSMPLMTILIGDTIDAFGGNVNTKQLVHQVSKVSLKFAIMGVCTFFAVFLQVACWMITGERQAARIRALYLKAILRQDISFFDKETNNGEIVGRMSGDTVLIQEAMGEKVGKFIQYVSGFLGSLVVAFIKGWLLSLVLLSSLPFLVLSGSMMSFAFAKMASRGQTAYSEAATVVEKILGSIRTVASFTGEKQAISQYNQSLTKAYKIGVQEGLAIGLGLGSVRLFVYCTYALTVWFGGKMVLEKGYTGGEVISIFFAVLTGSMSLGQAIPCLSAFAAGQAASFKMFETIKRKPEIDAYDTTGRKLDDIRGDIELREVFFSYPTRPDELIFNAFSILISSGTTAALVGQSGSGKSTVISLIERFYDPQGGEILIDGINLREFQLKWIRQKIGLVSQEPVLFTCSIKENIAYGKDAATDEEIRSAAELANATIFIDKFPHGLETMVGEHGAQLSGGQKQRIAIARAILKDPKILLLDEATSALDAESERVVQETLDKIMINRTTIIVAHRLSTIRNADIIAVIHQGKVVEKGTYAELTKDPGGAYSQLIRLQEIKRDSSEQYGANDSDSSHNSFVVSNSMPTTQVKRSEKVLPSEVTSHEIKTRDISFLRLAYLNKPEIPMLLIGTLAAVLTGAVLPILGLLISKMINTFFEPADELRKDSKFWAIIFVSFSVASFAFHPLRSYFLAVAGSKLIKRIRLMCFEKIIHMEVGWFDKAENSSGALGARLSTDAALIRTLVGDAFGLLVQDTSTVITALVISFEANWQLSLIILVLLPLLLVNGHLQIKSMQGFSSDAKKLYEEASQIANNAVGNIRTVSSFCAEEKVMELYQKKCIAPVQTGKRQGIVSGIGLGLAIFFLFSVYACSFYAGAKLVENGKTSISEVFQVFFSLTLAAAAISQSAFLAPGASKAKSSAASIFAILDQKSEIDPSDESGMTMENVKGEIEFCHVSFKYPTRPDIHILKNLSLTIHSGQTVALVGESGSGKSTLISLLQRFYDPDSGQIKLDGTEIQKLQLKWFRQQMGLVSQEPVLFNDTIRANISYGKGGNASEAEIIAAAELANAHKFISSLQQGYDTIVGERGIQLSGGQKQRVAIARAIVNSPRILLLDEATSALDAESEKVVQDALDRVRMDRTTIVVAHRLSTIKGANSIAVVKNGVIEEKGKHDALINKGGIYASLVALHTNVNA